Genomic window (Bacillota bacterium):
CAACGTTCATGGCGAGGGGCTCTGGCGGGCCTGAAGACGCGGGCCACGCCGGCGACCAGGGTCATGCCGACACTAAAGGCCTGGCAAGCGGACAGGGGCAGCCGGTGGAGGCCGCGGGCCCGGTCGACAGCTCGAGCCGCCGGACCGGGGCTTCGGACGAGACAGCCGTCACACAATCGGATGAGGCAGCCGTCATACAAAAGGTCATCGTGCCGGCGTCCGCGACTAGTCACTACGTCGACATGCGTATAGACGAGTTCCTCAACGCGGCGAGCATCCATAGAGATCTCGGGGATCCCGGGGATGCCGGGGAACGCGGGGATCTCGGGGTGGCGGACGCGACGGGCGAGACTGCAGAAGACCGCCAGGCGCGGCTGGTGGCAGCGGTCAGGGCTGACCTTGCGGCCGAGACGCAGGTCAGTATCAGGATCCCGAAGGGGCGTTCGGGAACGTCGAGAGAATCCGACAGCAAGTACGCTACCTATTTCGCGTACCAGTCATATGCACTTGTAGCAATGGTGATGATGGGCATCAGCTCGATAATGATCGCGTTCAACAGGCGGGACCTGCGCCTCCGCAACCTGTGCACGCCGGTTCGGCAGCGGAGCTTCGATCTGGCGCTCGCCGCCGGGCACGCCGTATTCGCCCTCGGGTGCTGGGTCATCATGGCGCTCTTTGCCATCATCTTGAACGGCACAGGCCCCCTTGCCTCGGGACACGGATGGCTGTACCTTGCCAACTCTCTCGTGCTTACCGCAGTGGCGGCTGCCATCGGGTTCGCGGTGGGTCACTTCGTGAAGACGAGCAGCGGCCAGTCGGGTGCCGTGAACGTCATCTCTCTGGGCATGAGCTTCCTGTGCGGCGTGTTTGTGCCTCAATCGATCATGAGAGAGTCGGTGCTCGCCGTCGCCAAATTCCTTCCGGTTTACTGGTACATCCGAGCCAACGACGCCATAGCGGCGCTCGCGGACTCTGCGTCGGGCAGCCCCTATCCAATCTACGGGTTTATGCTGGTCCAGTTCGGGTTCGCCGTCGCCATGTTGTCAGTGACGCTCCTGTTCAGCAAGGAGCGTCGTCTTGCTGAGCTGTAGAGCTGCTGGCCGTAGAGCGTCTGCGACAGACTATGCTGCAGCGGCGGCTGTCCGATAGGATGGCTGCCGCTGTTGGCGTCGGGGCGGGCACACCTACGCCCTGGTTTTGGATATTTGGCTCTAACAGATGGTAGTTTCATATTCCCACATTGAGTTGCTCGGTAACACTCCTCCGGTGTCATGAACTCAAGAGAGGGGTGCATCCGAGTCGTGTCGTAGGACTCCATGTAATCCGCTGCTTGCTCGCATCCATCGGCAAACGTATCCAACACATGCAGCGATAGGCATTCGTCTTCCAGCAACCTATGAAACGCCTCTATCTCATGCTCCACACCGCAACGGCTGCAGGCCTCCTCAAGTACGTCCACCGCATCGCGGTTCTGGACGAGCCGCTCTGATGATCAGACTTGAGCTCCCGGGGGGCATTGCGTCTTTTTCATTAGGGATCCCATCGCAGCTTCAATCATACTCAGCAGCTATCATCATGCGAGACCGAGCGTAGGTACTCGGAGGTTCGCGCCGCTGATTCAGTTACCTTCTCAACGAACTCATCAGGAACCATGAACCTCAACAAGCCAGCCATTTGCTGGCGGATCTCGTGATAGCGCCGGCAGTCGTCGCGGTTCTCGATCTCGGACATCTCTATCGGCAGAATGAAGAACGCTTTGTCTTCTGATAGGCGAGACACGTTCCCCTCGCCTACGATTCTTCGGAGTTCCTCAAGGGTCTCATCAAAGGGTCGGAGGCAGTGTCTATCGGTGATCACATTCCCCCAGTAGAGGTTTCGCATTTCAGAGTCGTAGTTGTCGTGAAAGCGCGCCCAAAGGGCGTTGTCTTGGGCCTCCAAGGGAGTTGTCATCGAGCCTCCCACACCGCTCGCAAACATGCAAGGGATCTTACCTAGCGCCATAGGTTGCACAAACCCATACCTTATGTCCACTGCGGTATTGGTCTGCCGCAGTACCTGGCGGTACAACTCTACAGCACCTACTCGATTCCTCTCTAGCAGGCCGGGTGCAATCTGGATGTAGATCTCCCCACTTGGCTTGTACGGCTTTTGTGTTCTCACCGACAGGTGCAGTATCCCGTGAACCAAATAATCATTTCCAGCATCCGCCAACGATATTAACTCAAGTCCAAGCAA
Coding sequences:
- a CDS encoding ABC transporter permease, with translation MQVFRTYFRVMRASAGVISVYLVVFVGMAMLVTLTPSQSAVPEFNETRTRVAVINRDGNAPLAQGLADYIADTFAVVPYEDDPEKLQDGLFYRDVEYVAIIPQGFSATFMARGSGGPEDAGHAGDQGHADTKGLASGQGQPVEAAGPVDSSSRRTGASDETAVTQSDEAAVIQKVIVPASATSHYVDMRIDEFLNAASIHRDLGDPGDAGERGDLGVADATGETAEDRQARLVAAVRADLAAETQVSIRIPKGRSGTSRESDSKYATYFAYQSYALVAMVMMGISSIMIAFNRRDLRLRNLCTPVRQRSFDLALAAGHAVFALGCWVIMALFAIILNGTGPLASGHGWLYLANSLVLTAVAAAIGFAVGHFVKTSSGQSGAVNVISLGMSFLCGVFVPQSIMRESVLAVAKFLPVYWYIRANDAIAALADSASGSPYPIYGFMLVQFGFAVAMLSVTLLFSKERRLAEL